The Phycisphaerae bacterium genome includes a window with the following:
- a CDS encoding Gfo/Idh/MocA family oxidoreductase produces the protein MNTISRRTLLKTSAALAAASAASQTLAAGANERIRVGVIGARNRGWQNAETFQKSGRFEIATLCDCDSTCLDLAMAKIEKILPVRPALEKDFRRILDDKRIDAVIVATPDHWHALMTVMALEAGKHVYVEKPASFNIDDGKAMVAAQKRHPKLVVAMGTQQRSGQHFKDAKAFIDDGGLGTIALARAWMAGNRVVVQKVPDGDPPKELDYDM, from the coding sequence ATGAATACCATATCAAGACGCACATTGCTGAAGACCTCGGCCGCTTTGGCCGCCGCATCGGCGGCTTCGCAGACCCTCGCCGCCGGCGCCAACGAGCGGATTCGTGTGGGCGTCATCGGCGCCCGAAACCGGGGCTGGCAGAACGCCGAGACTTTCCAGAAAAGCGGGCGATTCGAGATCGCAACCTTGTGCGACTGCGACAGCACTTGCCTGGATCTGGCCATGGCCAAGATCGAGAAGATCCTGCCGGTCAGGCCCGCTTTGGAAAAGGACTTCCGCAGGATACTGGATGACAAGCGGATCGACGCCGTGATTGTCGCAACGCCGGATCACTGGCATGCGCTGATGACGGTGATGGCCCTTGAAGCGGGCAAACATGTGTATGTCGAAAAACCCGCTTCGTTCAACATCGACGACGGCAAAGCCATGGTCGCCGCCCAGAAACGTCACCCCAAGCTGGTCGTGGCCATGGGCACGCAACAGCGAAGCGGTCAGCACTTCAAGGACGCCAAGGCCTTCATCGACGATGGAGGATTAGGCACGATTGCCTTGGCCCGCGCCTGGATGGCCGGCAATCGAGTCGTGGTGCAGAAGGTTCCCGACGGCGACCCGCCCAAAGAGCTGGACTACGACATGTAG
- a CDS encoding Gfo/Idh/MocA family oxidoreductase gives MMSSNLSRRAFLKTSALGASVVALGAPGVARGFPANEKVRLGWVGIGGRWGNLAELMLRHVPDAANVAVCDLMPDRVERGKKVFERDKPNGYTDLRMMIEKEKLDGILVATEPCNHSVVVVRVLEAGIHCFAEKPMDTTVEKVDAITKAARKAKGVIYQIGTQRRYSPPHLAGIELIHGGTLGKVMFMQGHWHWAHRPKEPRKVARDGGMLVEQACHHTDVMSWVMRDKPPITCVAIARTEIPTPEGPNVHNEQQSATIWQWPGGEIFSYTHLLWLARHFQTEQLHVHCQKGGVDLAHGVMHWADHDPKTAAAPQEELKDQYADDPRGDWGMGTKEQLQAFVANIKADGKLPIHANVETGRIATLMCLMGRMAAINAARNAYEPRVVHWKDLGSSTDPA, from the coding sequence ATGATGAGCTCCAATCTGTCACGTCGTGCTTTTCTGAAAACCTCCGCCTTGGGCGCCTCGGTCGTTGCTCTGGGCGCGCCGGGAGTCGCCCGTGGGTTCCCGGCCAACGAGAAGGTCAGGCTCGGTTGGGTCGGCATCGGCGGACGGTGGGGAAACCTGGCGGAACTGATGCTCCGTCACGTGCCCGATGCGGCGAATGTCGCCGTCTGCGACCTGATGCCGGACCGGGTCGAGCGGGGCAAAAAAGTCTTCGAACGCGACAAGCCCAACGGCTACACCGATCTGCGCATGATGATCGAAAAGGAAAAGCTTGACGGCATCCTGGTCGCAACCGAGCCGTGCAATCACTCGGTGGTGGTCGTGCGGGTGTTGGAGGCCGGCATCCACTGTTTCGCCGAGAAACCGATGGATACCACCGTCGAGAAAGTCGACGCCATCACCAAGGCTGCGCGCAAGGCCAAGGGCGTCATATATCAGATCGGCACCCAGCGCCGCTACAGCCCGCCGCACCTGGCCGGCATCGAGCTGATTCACGGGGGCACGCTCGGCAAGGTGATGTTCATGCAGGGCCACTGGCACTGGGCCCACCGGCCGAAGGAGCCTCGAAAGGTGGCCCGCGACGGCGGCATGCTGGTCGAGCAGGCCTGCCACCATACGGACGTCATGTCCTGGGTCATGCGCGACAAGCCGCCGATCACTTGCGTGGCCATTGCCCGAACCGAGATTCCCACGCCCGAGGGTCCCAACGTTCACAACGAGCAGCAGTCCGCGACGATCTGGCAATGGCCGGGCGGCGAAATCTTCTCCTATACGCACCTGCTGTGGCTGGCTCGTCACTTCCAGACCGAGCAACTGCATGTTCACTGCCAAAAGGGCGGCGTGGATCTGGCCCACGGGGTGATGCACTGGGCCGACCACGATCCCAAGACCGCAGCCGCGCCGCAGGAAGAACTCAAAGATCAGTATGCCGACGATCCGCGCGGCGATTGGGGCATGGGCACAAAGGAGCAATTGCAGGCTTTCGTCGCCAACATCAAGGCGGACGGTAAACTGCCCATCCATGCCAACGTCGAGACCGGCCGCATTGCCACCCTGATGTGCCTCATGGGGCGCATGGCCGCGATTAACGCTGCCAGGAACGCGTACGAGCCGCGGGTCGTGCATTGGAAAGACCTGGGCAGCAGCACGGATCCGGCGTAA
- a CDS encoding ParB/RepB/Spo0J family partition protein: protein MAAAKTRKRRKKSEPAGPVGLKPSQVRAEPPSAVESLCKDIEKDGGAVLTAYREPLGGRWVILAALPLEQVEPTPYQRGLSETHVKRLADVISRSGLYLDPVIAVRVGPKRYQTPNGHHRTTAMKNQGAQSITALVVTEPQVARLILALNVEKAHNLREKASEVIRLARHLAEMPEGREEDYALEFEEAAFLTLGLCYEQNGRFAGGAYHPMLKRVDVFLNQALPKSLARRAGYAEQLLKIDSRVTEIVGELKARGLESPYLRSFVVARINPIRFLKGKTMPIEEALDKMEQAATKFKTDKINVSDLAKSGASAGPEED from the coding sequence ATGGCCGCAGCCAAAACACGAAAACGAAGGAAGAAGAGTGAACCGGCCGGGCCGGTCGGGCTCAAGCCGTCGCAGGTGCGGGCCGAGCCGCCGAGTGCCGTCGAGTCGCTCTGCAAGGATATCGAAAAGGACGGCGGCGCGGTGTTGACCGCATACCGCGAACCGCTCGGCGGCCGGTGGGTGATCCTGGCAGCCCTGCCGTTGGAGCAGGTCGAGCCAACTCCCTACCAGCGCGGATTGTCGGAGACGCACGTCAAACGCCTCGCAGACGTCATCTCGCGGAGCGGCCTGTATCTCGACCCGGTCATCGCCGTCCGTGTCGGGCCCAAGCGGTACCAGACGCCCAACGGCCACCACCGCACCACGGCGATGAAGAATCAGGGGGCACAGTCCATCACCGCCTTGGTAGTCACTGAGCCGCAGGTGGCCCGGCTGATTCTGGCGCTGAACGTCGAGAAGGCCCACAACCTTCGTGAAAAGGCTTCCGAGGTCATCCGCTTGGCCCGGCACCTAGCCGAGATGCCCGAGGGCCGTGAGGAGGACTACGCTCTGGAGTTCGAGGAAGCTGCATTCCTGACGCTCGGCCTCTGCTACGAACAGAATGGGCGTTTCGCCGGCGGAGCCTACCACCCGATGCTCAAGCGCGTGGATGTATTCCTCAACCAAGCTTTGCCCAAGAGTCTGGCCAGGCGGGCCGGCTATGCCGAACAGCTCTTGAAGATCGATTCCCGCGTGACCGAGATCGTGGGGGAACTGAAAGCCAGGGGTTTGGAGAGCCCATATCTGCGCAGCTTCGTAGTCGCGAGAATCAACCCGATTCGCTTTCTCAAGGGTAAGACGATGCCGATTGAGGAGGCGCTCGACAAGATGGAGCAGGCGGCGACGAAGTTCAAGACGGACAAGATCAACGTGTCGGATCTGGCGAAGAGCGGAGCATCGGCAGGCCCGGAGGAGGACTAG
- a CDS encoding HEAT repeat domain-containing protein: protein MRNWWMHGLCPVQMRLFVIVVICISGVIAPAPAQETTAEPAPAAAAEPDPRDATLESLFANYLHFALIGRFEVADQRFAQPLLSRPELNPMTPEAAETLIQLSEKYENSMDTLLLLINKSTIGENAQKIMNLIREAHTRKRMDPARIKANIDLLKGDPVQRAVAVERLVESGEYAVPWMLGLLSDPDREDLLPFIARALPQLGRNAINPLLAALDCKHERTLQVVIESLGKIGYPQALPYLQNLATAKDTPASIQKTAAEAVAQILSKNQGIQLKPAEELFRDLAEQHFAEIDSLRPDPREDRANLWRLRADARPGEDVVAPVAVDSRIYNLVRCMECCQTSLSLKTDQPAVLALWVAANFRREARLGLDVESQETVDARKLDPSRPENFPRSIYFARMAGPSCNQIVLARGIKQRDRNIALGAVTALNATAGRQAMTDVQAEGGTSMGEALYFPDLLVRVQAALALGKTLPPAPFHGSTEVVPVLASVLAPSEKKNYMLVDPEAESAGVIQTGLVNSGAVLVLADRLSPALNQARREMTHLDGIFLASDMKQPTVTEAIEQLAKDDRFCLTPIIVLVKENQTAVLDRIDGSDRRVGSIFVLTTPDKTTDPKIVEQLLAKLEQVTIRCGLRPLSPESRLSLALQAAGVIKGMAQSESTVFNAQAALPAMVETLRQAGAEELRAAVAAALAWMPAPQAQQAIAGIALAAEETESLRMTTFGLLADSARRFGNQLDDSLMSRLMEQATSEPNLTLRTAASQAMGAMNPPVEKILPIITGK from the coding sequence ATGAGGAATTGGTGGATGCACGGCCTGTGCCCGGTCCAGATGCGTCTGTTCGTGATCGTTGTTATCTGCATTTCCGGAGTCATCGCTCCGGCGCCGGCCCAGGAAACGACCGCGGAGCCCGCGCCGGCGGCAGCCGCGGAGCCTGACCCAAGAGACGCCACGCTCGAATCGCTGTTCGCGAACTACCTTCACTTCGCTCTGATTGGCCGATTCGAGGTCGCCGATCAACGATTTGCCCAGCCTCTGCTGAGCCGGCCCGAGCTGAACCCCATGACGCCGGAGGCTGCCGAGACGCTCATCCAGCTCTCCGAGAAATATGAGAACAGCATGGATACCCTGCTGCTCCTCATTAACAAAAGCACAATCGGCGAGAACGCGCAGAAAATCATGAATCTGATCCGCGAGGCGCACACCCGCAAGAGGATGGACCCCGCGCGGATCAAGGCCAACATCGACTTGCTCAAGGGCGACCCCGTGCAAAGGGCCGTCGCCGTCGAAAGGCTGGTCGAATCGGGCGAGTATGCGGTACCGTGGATGCTCGGGCTGCTCAGCGACCCCGATCGGGAGGATTTGTTGCCGTTTATCGCTCGGGCCCTGCCGCAACTGGGCCGCAACGCGATCAACCCTCTGCTCGCGGCTCTCGACTGCAAGCATGAACGAACCTTGCAAGTCGTCATCGAGTCATTGGGCAAGATCGGCTATCCTCAGGCGCTGCCCTACTTGCAGAATCTGGCGACCGCAAAGGATACACCCGCGTCGATTCAGAAAACCGCGGCCGAGGCTGTTGCCCAGATTCTTTCGAAGAACCAGGGCATTCAGCTCAAACCGGCGGAAGAGTTGTTCCGCGACCTGGCCGAGCAGCATTTTGCGGAGATCGACTCGCTGCGACCGGACCCCCGCGAGGACCGAGCCAACCTCTGGCGTCTACGCGCAGACGCCCGACCCGGCGAGGACGTAGTTGCTCCTGTCGCCGTCGATTCCAGGATCTACAACCTGGTGCGATGCATGGAGTGCTGCCAAACGTCGCTCTCGCTGAAGACCGACCAGCCGGCGGTACTGGCTTTGTGGGTGGCCGCCAACTTCCGCAGGGAAGCCCGGCTGGGTCTGGACGTGGAATCCCAAGAGACGGTTGATGCTCGCAAGCTCGATCCGTCACGACCCGAGAATTTCCCGCGAAGCATCTATTTCGCGCGGATGGCCGGGCCGTCGTGCAACCAGATTGTGCTGGCCCGAGGTATTAAGCAGCGCGACCGGAACATCGCTCTGGGGGCGGTGACGGCCTTGAACGCGACCGCCGGCCGACAGGCGATGACCGACGTTCAAGCCGAGGGCGGCACCAGCATGGGCGAGGCCTTGTACTTCCCCGATCTGCTGGTGCGCGTGCAAGCGGCCTTGGCCCTGGGCAAGACGCTGCCGCCGGCACCTTTCCACGGGTCCACCGAGGTTGTGCCCGTGCTGGCCTCGGTGCTGGCGCCCTCTGAGAAGAAAAACTACATGCTGGTGGACCCGGAAGCGGAATCGGCGGGCGTGATCCAGACGGGTCTGGTCAACAGCGGGGCGGTCTTGGTTCTGGCGGATCGGCTGAGCCCGGCGCTGAACCAGGCACGTCGCGAAATGACGCATCTGGACGGCATCTTCCTGGCGAGCGACATGAAGCAGCCCACGGTCACCGAGGCCATCGAGCAACTGGCCAAAGATGATCGCTTCTGCCTGACTCCGATCATCGTGCTGGTCAAGGAGAACCAGACTGCGGTGCTCGACCGGATCGATGGGTCGGACAGGCGGGTCGGCAGCATCTTCGTCCTGACGACGCCGGACAAGACCACCGACCCGAAGATCGTCGAGCAGTTGCTGGCCAAGCTCGAGCAGGTGACCATCCGCTGCGGCTTGCGACCTCTATCGCCCGAGTCGAGGCTTTCGCTGGCCCTGCAAGCCGCCGGGGTGATCAAGGGCATGGCTCAGAGCGAATCAACCGTTTTCAATGCTCAGGCGGCCCTCCCGGCAATGGTCGAAACGCTCCGCCAGGCCGGCGCGGAAGAGCTTCGAGCAGCGGTCGCTGCGGCTTTGGCTTGGATGCCTGCTCCCCAGGCTCAACAAGCCATCGCCGGGATTGCTCTGGCCGCCGAGGAGACGGAATCCTTGCGGATGACGACCTTCGGCTTGCTGGCCGATTCGGCTCGCCGCTTTGGCAATCAACTGGACGATAGTCTGATGTCGCGGCTGATGGAGCAGGCGACCAGCGAGCCCAATCTGACCCTCCGCACGGCCGCCAGCCAAGCTATGGGGGCTATGAATCCGCCCGTGGAGAAGATTCTGCCTATCATCACGGGTAAGTGA
- a CDS encoding PKD domain-containing protein has translation MRTVSLSVLAAFVFSSVGPRAVLAQCRPYVFGMGHYLAKWAEEPWSYDSQAMDKMVEIGATAVWVDFPWSSMEPVQGTIDWSYADHQVATAEAHGLQMFAFVGTTPEWAKLYPHLPNYQTPPSEECLTAFQAFHSALAARYAGRVTYYQFWNEPSGCGWINENCLNGDDCSLFTLWQKRAYDALKAGNPDCVVSPGGFDGDPAGYVNCMYAQLAGQKAFDAVSIHPYAPGGPGGPGTSGEGIDYSDLTSVRQVMVDHGDADKSIWITEYGWSTGNETQKADDLNEVLTELKKTDYSYVFFAKYLVLNDWNNHDENPNNDFCCFGLTDEYFNPKPSFYTFKDFNKNFDDVVDFGADKTVGQPPMLVHFNDRSCVHGATAWFWEFGDGQTSTAQHPEHMYLYDGRFTVRLAVTGAAGPIALQKTDYIRVGTVAEIVNPSFEDAGNFLAGWSSCLGGESSIKHNPSTHIPSPRFHDGSNSVGMSSDRAGDSLGPGAIWQTIAARPSHTYRVRFWAAITASGGQYFDDFVELRVRDGDGAPLNCLNGGVNITNHSVLGAHLDGQAAPVWVQLQAEITPRQDLLTVIVFWRFAGTVRAIHSLHLDDWAIEDITRRPGADFDGDLDVDDVDYDLFQACATGPGVPISAADCDPADLDGDRDVDQSDFATFQRCFSGPGTVPASDCGD, from the coding sequence ATGAGAACAGTCTCATTATCAGTCCTGGCGGCTTTTGTTTTTTCCTCGGTCGGTCCCCGCGCGGTCCTCGCCCAGTGTCGCCCTTATGTCTTTGGCATGGGCCATTACCTGGCCAAGTGGGCAGAAGAGCCCTGGTCATACGACTCCCAGGCCATGGATAAAATGGTCGAAATAGGGGCAACGGCAGTGTGGGTGGACTTCCCTTGGAGCAGCATGGAGCCGGTCCAGGGGACCATTGATTGGTCGTACGCTGATCACCAAGTGGCCACCGCCGAAGCCCACGGTCTTCAGATGTTCGCCTTCGTGGGCACCACGCCTGAGTGGGCCAAGCTCTATCCTCATTTGCCGAATTACCAAACGCCGCCAAGCGAGGAATGCTTGACCGCTTTTCAAGCTTTTCACTCGGCCTTGGCCGCCCGGTATGCCGGTCGGGTGACCTACTACCAGTTCTGGAACGAACCCAGCGGTTGTGGTTGGATCAACGAGAACTGCCTGAACGGAGACGATTGTTCGCTCTTTACCCTTTGGCAAAAAAGAGCTTACGACGCTCTCAAAGCTGGAAATCCGGATTGCGTGGTGTCGCCTGGAGGCTTCGACGGCGATCCGGCTGGGTACGTCAACTGCATGTATGCCCAGCTTGCGGGCCAGAAAGCGTTTGACGCTGTTTCAATTCACCCCTATGCCCCTGGCGGTCCGGGCGGCCCCGGAACCTCCGGGGAGGGCATCGACTACAGCGACCTGACTAGTGTCCGTCAGGTCATGGTTGACCACGGTGATGCGGACAAGTCCATCTGGATCACCGAGTACGGCTGGAGCACTGGCAACGAGACTCAGAAAGCGGACGACCTTAACGAGGTGTTGACCGAGCTGAAGAAAACGGATTACAGCTACGTTTTTTTCGCCAAGTATCTCGTCTTGAACGACTGGAACAACCACGACGAGAACCCAAACAATGATTTCTGTTGCTTCGGGCTGACCGACGAATACTTCAATCCCAAACCATCGTTTTACACGTTCAAAGACTTCAACAAGAACTTTGACGATGTGGTTGATTTCGGTGCCGACAAGACGGTTGGCCAGCCGCCGATGTTGGTTCATTTCAATGATCGTTCATGTGTCCATGGTGCAACGGCTTGGTTCTGGGAGTTCGGCGACGGTCAGACAAGCACCGCCCAGCACCCTGAGCACATGTATCTCTACGACGGCCGTTTTACGGTCCGGCTTGCCGTCACCGGCGCCGCCGGGCCAATTGCCCTGCAAAAAACCGATTACATCCGCGTCGGAACGGTGGCTGAGATCGTCAATCCCTCATTTGAGGATGCGGGCAATTTTCTGGCCGGCTGGTCGAGTTGCCTGGGGGGTGAGTCCTCGATCAAACACAATCCCTCAACGCACATTCCCTCGCCGCGGTTTCACGACGGCTCAAACAGCGTTGGGATGTCATCCGATCGGGCCGGCGACAGCCTCGGCCCCGGGGCGATCTGGCAGACGATAGCGGCGCGGCCCAGCCACACCTATCGGGTTCGTTTCTGGGCCGCGATCACCGCCTCAGGCGGCCAGTACTTCGACGATTTCGTGGAGCTTCGGGTGCGAGACGGCGACGGGGCGCCCTTGAATTGCCTGAATGGTGGGGTAAACATCACCAACCACAGCGTGCTGGGGGCTCATCTTGACGGTCAGGCGGCACCGGTGTGGGTCCAACTTCAAGCGGAAATCACGCCGCGCCAGGATCTCCTTACCGTCATTGTCTTCTGGCGTTTTGCGGGTACGGTCAGGGCGATCCACTCGCTTCACTTGGACGACTGGGCTATCGAGGACATTACCCGGCGACCAGGAGCGGATTTCGACGGAGATCTCGACGTCGACGACGTGGACTATGACCTGTTCCAGGCATGCGCGACGGGTCCTGGCGTTCCGATATCTGCAGCGGACTGCGATCCAGCCGATTTGGACGGCGATCGGGACGTCGATCAGTCTGATTTCGCCACGTTCCAGCGGTGTTTCAGCGGTCCCGGTACGGTTCCAGCCTCCGACTGTGGAGACTGA
- a CDS encoding S1 RNA-binding domain-containing protein produces the protein MSDSAADDRHDEDSDLDSPLEAGFEEELDEALGEMSLESLIDLDIPRGIPFAVPSAEGVKRGRVIAIHGDDIFVDMGGKSQGVLPATQYEDEPLPRVGDVVEVTIEGYDRSEGILQLSRKGAVMATTWARLEEGHIVEGRVTGHNKGGLEMDINGVKAFMPISQIELFRVEDTDLPGYVNRRLKCQVIEVRHEEKSIIVSRREVLRLEEEQSRERKYATLVEGQTVTGLVRQIMPYGAFVSLGDGVDGLLHVKDMSYSRVQDPKEVVREGQKLELMVLKIDRDTRKISLGLKQVMPDPWLNIEVKYPVDSVITGRVTRLMDFGAFVELEPGVEGLVPISEMTYERRIAHPKDVLQEGEVVRVRVIRLDTAAKRLALSIKQVGDDPWVGASVRWPVNSVVSGTVKRIAAFGAFVELIPGVEGLVHISELSDQRVRSVGDVVKEGQSVQAKVLEVDEESRRISLSIKQLASVPEYTGERTASTEPAAEPKKRKKPLKGGLDWKF, from the coding sequence ATGAGCGACAGTGCGGCGGATGACCGCCATGACGAGGATTCGGATCTGGACAGCCCCCTTGAGGCGGGTTTCGAGGAGGAACTGGACGAGGCTCTGGGCGAGATGAGTCTGGAGAGCCTGATCGATCTGGACATCCCCCGGGGCATCCCCTTCGCGGTGCCCAGCGCCGAAGGGGTCAAGCGAGGCCGGGTCATCGCCATCCACGGCGACGACATCTTTGTGGACATGGGCGGCAAGAGCCAGGGAGTGCTGCCGGCCACGCAGTATGAGGATGAACCCCTTCCCCGCGTCGGCGACGTGGTTGAAGTGACCATTGAGGGATACGATCGCAGCGAGGGCATTCTCCAGCTTTCTCGCAAGGGTGCCGTCATGGCGACGACCTGGGCGAGGCTGGAGGAAGGGCACATCGTCGAAGGCCGGGTCACGGGCCACAACAAGGGCGGCCTTGAAATGGACATCAACGGCGTCAAGGCCTTTATGCCCATCAGCCAGATCGAGCTGTTTCGGGTCGAGGACACCGACCTGCCGGGCTACGTCAATCGGCGGCTCAAGTGCCAGGTCATCGAGGTGCGCCATGAAGAAAAGAGCATCATCGTATCCCGCCGCGAGGTGCTCCGGCTGGAGGAGGAACAGTCGAGGGAGCGGAAATATGCGACGCTGGTCGAAGGTCAGACGGTCACCGGCCTCGTCCGGCAGATCATGCCCTACGGCGCGTTTGTTTCGCTGGGCGACGGGGTCGACGGTCTGCTCCACGTCAAGGATATGAGTTACAGCCGCGTCCAGGATCCCAAAGAGGTCGTCAGGGAGGGCCAGAAGCTCGAGCTGATGGTCCTGAAGATCGATCGTGACACCCGCAAGATCAGCCTGGGCCTCAAGCAGGTGATGCCGGATCCGTGGTTGAACATCGAAGTCAAGTATCCGGTGGACTCAGTGATCACGGGTCGTGTTACGCGATTGATGGATTTCGGCGCGTTCGTGGAGTTGGAGCCCGGCGTCGAGGGGCTGGTGCCGATCAGCGAAATGACCTATGAGCGGCGAATCGCGCATCCGAAAGACGTGTTGCAGGAAGGCGAAGTCGTCCGGGTTCGGGTCATCAGGCTCGACACCGCGGCCAAGAGGCTTGCCCTGTCGATCAAACAGGTGGGCGACGATCCCTGGGTGGGGGCATCGGTTCGCTGGCCGGTCAACAGCGTCGTTTCCGGCACGGTCAAGCGAATCGCTGCGTTCGGAGCGTTTGTCGAGTTGATTCCGGGCGTCGAGGGCCTGGTCCATATCAGCGAACTCAGCGATCAGCGTGTGCGCTCGGTTGGTGACGTCGTCAAAGAAGGACAGTCAGTCCAGGCCAAGGTACTGGAGGTCGATGAAGAAAGCCGCCGCATCAGCCTTTCCATCAAGCAGCTTGCCAGCGTACCCGAGTACACCGGCGAGCGTACCGCCTCGACCGAGCCGGCCGCCGAGCCCAAAAAACGCAAGAAACCGCTCAAGGGCGGGCTTGACTGGAAGTTCTGA
- a CDS encoding Rid family hydrolase, whose amino-acid sequence MDFYAHHCGIPSVSVNISRFRGPSGVDEYHLVVTPTKYGSVNAQLEWVAHAYHKTLESIGLDARTAVLRRFFCSDLHNQAEALDACPISRCGNADDPCAISRVGQPPGPPAKVILWAYHVRDRGNELEKSLRGAHLTLRRGDLSHHWTTGLTCTTGHGSYGQTRGIFDRYNALLCEQGMTLADHVMRTWLFVRDIDANYQGLVAARREFFAEHGLTADTHFIASSGIGGSSADPAAIVTLDAYAISGVRPEQIRFLAAPDHLSPTYVYGVTFERGTSVAYRDRKHVIISGTASIDHQGKILYPGDVSRQLDRTLENIEALLDHAGATVNDMSAFIVYIRDPSDHMIAQQQMRDRFGHAPIAVLVAPVCRPGWLIEVEGTAVVPETNPELLPF is encoded by the coding sequence ATGGATTTCTATGCACATCACTGCGGGATACCCTCGGTGTCGGTCAACATCTCGCGGTTTCGGGGACCAAGCGGGGTTGATGAGTATCACTTGGTCGTGACGCCCACCAAATATGGGAGCGTCAATGCCCAGTTGGAGTGGGTGGCTCACGCCTACCACAAGACCCTGGAATCGATCGGACTGGATGCCCGGACGGCGGTCCTGCGACGATTCTTCTGCAGCGATCTGCACAACCAGGCTGAGGCACTCGATGCCTGTCCGATTTCACGTTGCGGCAACGCGGACGATCCCTGCGCCATTTCGCGGGTTGGCCAGCCCCCCGGTCCGCCGGCAAAAGTGATACTATGGGCTTATCACGTACGTGACCGCGGCAACGAACTGGAGAAAAGCCTTCGAGGCGCCCATTTGACGCTTCGGCGGGGAGATTTATCGCACCATTGGACGACCGGTCTGACCTGCACGACCGGCCACGGTTCATACGGTCAGACGCGCGGCATCTTCGATCGGTACAACGCTTTGCTATGCGAACAGGGCATGACTCTGGCCGATCATGTGATGCGCACGTGGCTTTTCGTCCGGGACATCGACGCCAACTACCAAGGTCTGGTCGCCGCCCGGCGGGAGTTCTTCGCGGAACATGGATTGACTGCCGATACGCATTTCATCGCCAGTTCCGGTATCGGAGGCTCCAGCGCAGACCCCGCCGCGATTGTGACCCTGGACGCCTACGCCATTTCCGGGGTGCGGCCGGAGCAGATCCGGTTTCTAGCGGCGCCCGATCACCTCAGCCCGACCTACGTCTACGGAGTAACCTTCGAACGAGGGACTTCCGTCGCCTACCGGGATCGCAAGCATGTCATCATCTCGGGCACCGCCAGCATCGATCACCAGGGCAAGATCCTATACCCCGGCGACGTGTCCCGGCAGCTCGACCGCACGCTCGAGAACATCGAGGCTCTGCTCGACCATGCCGGCGCAACGGTGAACGATATGAGCGCATTCATCGTGTACATCCGCGACCCGAGCGACCACATGATTGCGCAGCAACAAATGCGCGACCGTTTTGGCCACGCGCCGATTGCGGTCCTTGTAGCGCCGGTGTGCCGGCCGGGATGGCTGATCGAGGTCGAGGGAACGGCCGTCGTTCCCGAAACCAACCCCGAACTGCTGCCGTTCTGA